The following are encoded in a window of Candidatus Fluviicola riflensis genomic DNA:
- a CDS encoding capsular biosynthesis protein: protein MIPFSPPRIDQRVIDEVTAALKSGWITTGPRTKQFEKEITAYCGNKTTVAVNSWTAGMEVLLNWWGIGEGDEVILPAYTYCASANVIIHSGAKPVMVDLNPEDFNMSVEAVRKAITPRTKAIMPVDIAGFPCDYDALYALVESVKDQFQPGSEFQKQLGRILILADAAHSFGATVNGKRSGSLADITCFSFHAVKNLSTAEGGAMLINLPDSFDHEAIYKELCIKILHGQSKDALAKAQKGNWRYDVMEPGFKCNMTDIQAALGLVELDRYQENMDRRKEIFRQYDAGFTDQSWAIKPLYKTADRETCYHLYLLRIAGATESQRDAIMQAIFDQDVSVNVHFQPLPILTAYKSRGYNMADYPEAWNKYSNEITLPVYFDLTDAQVQTVIKAVKQAVKQVMG, encoded by the coding sequence ATGATTCCGTTTTCACCTCCCCGTATTGATCAACGTGTTATTGACGAAGTAACTGCTGCCTTGAAAAGCGGCTGGATTACCACAGGCCCGCGTACCAAACAATTCGAAAAGGAAATCACCGCCTATTGTGGCAATAAAACAACTGTTGCCGTCAATTCATGGACAGCCGGTATGGAAGTGCTGCTCAACTGGTGGGGAATCGGTGAAGGCGATGAGGTGATTTTACCCGCTTATACCTATTGTGCGAGCGCCAATGTGATCATTCATTCAGGAGCAAAACCGGTAATGGTTGACCTGAACCCGGAAGATTTTAACATGAGCGTGGAAGCTGTTCGCAAAGCAATTACACCCCGTACCAAAGCGATTATGCCGGTTGATATTGCCGGTTTTCCCTGCGATTACGATGCGCTGTATGCCTTGGTTGAAAGTGTGAAAGATCAGTTTCAGCCTGGAAGTGAATTCCAGAAACAACTGGGGCGGATTCTTATTCTTGCAGATGCTGCACATAGTTTTGGAGCTACAGTCAACGGAAAACGTTCCGGCAGTTTAGCCGATATCACTTGTTTTTCGTTCCACGCGGTAAAAAATCTTTCCACGGCTGAAGGTGGAGCAATGCTGATTAACCTTCCTGATTCATTTGATCACGAAGCTATTTACAAGGAATTATGTATTAAAATCCTGCACGGACAATCGAAAGATGCGCTGGCAAAAGCCCAGAAAGGCAACTGGCGCTACGATGTGATGGAGCCTGGCTTCAAGTGCAATATGACCGATATTCAGGCAGCACTTGGATTGGTGGAATTGGACCGTTACCAGGAAAACATGGACCGCCGGAAAGAAATTTTCCGTCAGTACGATGCCGGTTTTACCGATCAATCATGGGCGATCAAACCGCTTTATAAAACTGCCGACAGAGAAACCTGTTATCACTTGTATCTTTTGAGAATAGCCGGAGCTACAGAATCGCAACGAGATGCAATTATGCAGGCGATTTTCGATCAGGATGTTTCGGTGAACGTGCATTTTCAGCCTTTGCCGATTTTGACTGCTTACAAATCACGCGGTTACAACATGGCCGATTATCCGGAAGCATGGAACAAGTATTCCAATGAAATTACGCTTCCTGTTTACTTCGATTTGACGGATGCGCAGGTACAGACCGTGATCAAAGCGGTGAAACAAGCCGTGAAACAGGTAATGGGATGA
- a CDS encoding glycosyl transferase — protein MKRLFDCVVSFLILSCFLPFGILISLAIALESRGGVFYRQERIGQFGKPFRLWKFRTMRKNADQFGKLTVGMRDPRITRVGLFIRKVKLDEFPQFLNVLSGEMSIVGPRPEVQEYVAEYTAEQRRVLEVKPGITDYASLEYYNENELLGKSDDPRKTYIEEVMPAKIELNKKYIANPTIGHDLKIMWMTFLKIIN, from the coding sequence ATGAAACGGTTATTTGACTGCGTTGTTTCTTTCCTGATTCTGAGCTGTTTTTTACCGTTCGGAATTCTGATTTCCCTGGCAATAGCACTGGAAAGCAGAGGTGGTGTTTTCTACCGTCAGGAACGCATCGGACAATTCGGAAAACCTTTTCGTTTGTGGAAATTCCGTACCATGCGCAAGAATGCTGATCAATTCGGAAAGCTCACCGTGGGAATGCGCGATCCGCGAATCACTCGTGTTGGATTGTTTATCCGAAAAGTGAAACTGGACGAATTTCCGCAATTTTTAAACGTTTTAAGCGGAGAAATGAGTATTGTGGGTCCACGTCCCGAGGTACAGGAATACGTCGCCGAATACACCGCAGAGCAGCGCCGGGTATTGGAAGTAAAACCAGGAATTACCGATTATGCCTCGCTGGAATATTACAATGAAAATGAGCTTCTAGGCAAATCAGACGATCCGCGAAAAACCTACATCGAGGAAGTGATGCCGGCCAAAATCGAACTGAATAAAAAATACATTGCCAATCCGACCATCGGGCATGATTTGAAGATTATGTGGATGACGTTCTTAAAAATTATAAATTGA
- a CDS encoding cysteine methyltransferase, with protein MKLSEENADFFERVYEVVKLIPEGRVTSYGAIANYLGAKRSSRMVGWAMNAAHQHPGIPAHRVVNRQGLLTGKMHFPDPEEMEKRLASEGIKVTNDQVQDFKTVYWNPIEELML; from the coding sequence ATCAAACTTTCAGAAGAAAACGCCGATTTTTTCGAGCGTGTATACGAAGTCGTCAAACTCATTCCGGAAGGAAGAGTGACTTCTTATGGTGCGATTGCCAATTATTTGGGTGCGAAACGATCCAGCAGAATGGTTGGTTGGGCAATGAATGCGGCGCATCAGCACCCGGGAATACCGGCACATCGCGTGGTAAACAGACAAGGATTACTTACAGGTAAAATGCATTTCCCCGATCCGGAAGAAATGGAAAAACGGCTTGCGTCAGAAGGAATTAAAGTGACGAATGATCAGGTGCAGGATTTTAAAACGGTCTATTGGAATCCGATAGAGGAATTGATGCTCTGA